From Miscanthus floridulus cultivar M001 chromosome 15, ASM1932011v1, whole genome shotgun sequence, the proteins below share one genomic window:
- the LOC136507971 gene encoding GDSL esterase/lipase At1g28580-like yields MMASICMFGPQLLTRTYVLHYYGTVVHVHRRFGMGGAARRRLVPVVLAAAAAAALLVAAAFLISSAEAAAETSAVAGDEPSFDSIFDFGDSFTDTGNNPVVFGWYDVFDVVMRPPYGTTFFGGHPTGRNSNGRLIIDFIAQGLGLPLVPPYLSHNGSFRQGANFAVGGATAINSSFFHLGDGPGGSLFPLNTSLEVQLEWFKDLKPSLCETQLETGSLPSASGLSSVFFRALGKELL; encoded by the exons ATGATGGCATCCATCTGCATGTTCGGTCCGCAGCTGCTCACCAGAACGTACGTACTGCACTACTACGGTACAGTAGTACACGTACACCGAAGGTTCGGGATGGGTGGCGCTGCTCGTCGTAGGTTGGTTCCTGTTGTCTTGGCGGCGGCAGCCGCGGCGGCGCTCCTCGTGGCGGCCGCCTTCCTCATCTCGTCTGCCGAGGCGGCGGCAGAGACGTCGGCGGTAGCCGGCGACGAGCCATCGTTCGACTCCATCTTCGACTTCGGCGACTCCTTCACGGACACGGGCAACAACCCCGTGGTGTTCGGCTGGTACGACGTGTTCGACGTCGTCATGCGGCCTCCCTACGGCACGACTTTCTTCGGCGGCCACCCCACCGGCCGTAACTCCAACGGCCGCCTCATCATCGACTTCATCG CTCAAGGCCTGGGGTTGCCACTGGTGCCGCCGTACCTATCGCACAACGGGAGCTTCCGGCAGGGCGCCAACTTCGCCGTCGGCGGTGCCACCGCTATCAACTCCAGCTTCTTCCACCTCGGGGACGGTCCGGGCGGCAGCCTGTTCCCACTCAACACCAGCCTTGAGGTGCAGCTCGAATGGTTCAAGGACCTCAAGCCTTCCTTGTGCGAAACACAACTGGAgactggctctttgccgagtgcaagtggattgtcgagtgttttttttcgggcactcggcaaagagcttctttga